In the Acidobacteriota bacterium genome, GGTTCATTTTGGACGGGCGGGCAGCGAAAATGAACCCGGCGTCATTGCGCGATCTCGTCGGCAAGGAAATGGTGTCACCCTGGCACGTCGTCACCCAGGAGGCCATTACCCAGTTCGCCGACGTCACCGGTGATCGGCAGTGGATCCACCTGGATGCCGAACGGGCCGCCGTCGAGTCTCCGTACGGCGGCACCATCGCGCACGGTTTTCTCACGCTCGCCCTGGTGAGCCGCCTGCTGCGCGACGCCGTCGGCGCGATCGACGGCACCAGGATGGGCATCAACTACGGCTTGAACAAGGTCCGGTTCCCGTCGGCGCTGCCGGCCGGCTCTCGGGTGCGCGGCCGCTGCACGCTGGCGCGCGTTGATCCCGTCGAGGGTGGCGAGCAGGCGACCTGGATGGTACTGGTCGAACGAGACGGCGGCACGAAGCCGTGCTGCGCCGCCGAATGGCTGGTCCGCTACTACCACTAGTGTTCACCACCATGCATCACACAGAACCGCGGAAACACAGAAATCACGTCACCTCGTTTGGCCAAAAGGAGCTGCGGCGCTTCAGTGATTCTGTGCTTCAGTGTGAAGCATTTGTGAGATGCCCTGAAGTGAAGCTATCAACAGGAACGATAGTTTCCGTCAACCGGACACTCCATTAGACCCATGGAATTGCTGGCGCAGCAGGTCCTGAACGGACTGGTCACCGGCAGTGTCTACAGCCTGGTCGCGCTCGGCTTGACGCTGATCTACGGGACCATGCACGTGCCGAACTTCGCGCACGGCCACCTCTACATGCTGGGCGCGTACCTGACGTACACGCTGGTGACCAGCGCCGGCCTGAACTACTGGGCGGCCATGGCCGTCTCGGTCGCGGTGCTCGCCGCCATCGGCGCCGCGCTCGAACGGCTGGTCTTCCGGCCGCTGCGCCACGCGCCCCAC is a window encoding:
- a CDS encoding MaoC family dehydratase; the encoded protein is MNPASLRDLVGKEMVSPWHVVTQEAITQFADVTGDRQWIHLDAERAAVESPYGGTIAHGFLTLALVSRLLRDAVGAIDGTRMGINYGLNKVRFPSALPAGSRVRGRCTLARVDPVEGGEQATWMVLVERDGGTKPCCAAEWLVRYYH